The following are encoded in a window of Microcoleus sp. bin38.metabat.b11b12b14.051 genomic DNA:
- the dnaK gene encoding molecular chaperone DnaK, translated as MGKIIGIDLGTTNSCVAVLEGGKPVVIANSEGGRTTPSIVGFGKGGDRLVGQLAKRQAVTNAVNTVYSIKRFIGRRWDDTEEERSRTPYTCIKGKDDTVNVQIRNKVHTPQEISAMVLQKLKQDAEAYLGQPVTQAVITVPAYFTDAQRQATKDAGTIAGLEVLRIVNEPTAAALSYGLDKQNIEQKILVFDLGGGTFDVSILQLGDGIFEVNATAGNNHLGGDDFDDCIVQWLVEAFRTQEGSDLSQDKMALQRLREAAEKAKIELSNRESTSINLPFISSDAKGPKHLEMELSKAQFEKLVGHLVQATIDPVTQALKDASLTPKDIDRIILVGGSTRIPAVQEAISKYFGGVTPDRSVNPDEAVAVGAAIQAGVLGGEVKDLLLLDVTPLSLGLETLGGVFTKVIERNTTIPTSRSQMYSTAVDGQTSVEIHVLQGERALVKDNKSLGKFLLKGIPAAPRGVPQIEVTFEIDANGILKVAAEDKGTGKEQSIQISNTGGLSETEVERMRQEAELYADEDIKRAQIVELKNQADTLVYNCGVTLKTNAQLLGDDLKIAAETAATALKAAMANPEITGEELTPAIEAFKQLLYSLGTAVYEQARSGAAPSGSEVESETISELEELAATDDSVLLTEELQMVPEASPEPPPQPKRQPERQPERQPERLSKRQPEPKPESKPEPKPEPKPEPKPERQSKRQPEPKPKVPEPDVDEMNPFL; from the coding sequence ATGGGGAAAATTATTGGAATTGACTTAGGCACGACTAACAGTTGCGTAGCAGTTTTAGAGGGCGGTAAACCCGTCGTGATCGCCAATTCCGAGGGCGGCCGCACAACTCCGAGCATCGTAGGATTTGGCAAGGGGGGCGATCGCTTAGTAGGTCAACTGGCAAAGCGACAAGCTGTAACTAATGCTGTAAATACTGTCTACAGTATCAAAAGATTTATCGGGCGCAGGTGGGACGACACGGAAGAAGAACGCTCCCGGACTCCCTATACCTGCATCAAAGGCAAAGACGACACTGTTAACGTCCAAATTCGGAACAAGGTTCACACCCCCCAAGAAATTTCGGCAATGGTACTCCAAAAGCTCAAGCAAGATGCTGAAGCTTATTTGGGACAACCTGTTACCCAAGCCGTAATTACAGTACCCGCCTACTTCACAGACGCCCAGCGGCAAGCTACTAAGGACGCAGGTACGATCGCGGGTTTAGAAGTCCTCCGCATCGTCAACGAACCGACGGCGGCTGCTCTTTCCTACGGCCTCGACAAGCAAAATATTGAACAGAAAATCTTGGTTTTTGACCTGGGCGGCGGTACTTTCGATGTTTCGATCCTGCAACTGGGAGACGGAATTTTTGAAGTCAACGCCACCGCAGGTAACAATCATCTCGGCGGAGATGACTTCGATGACTGCATAGTTCAGTGGCTGGTAGAAGCTTTCCGAACTCAAGAAGGCAGCGACCTTTCACAAGACAAAATGGCTTTGCAGCGCCTCCGAGAAGCCGCAGAAAAAGCCAAAATAGAACTTTCTAACCGCGAATCTACCTCGATTAATCTGCCGTTCATTTCCTCTGATGCCAAAGGGCCTAAGCATCTGGAAATGGAACTATCTAAGGCTCAGTTTGAAAAACTTGTAGGTCATTTGGTGCAGGCCACGATCGATCCGGTGACTCAAGCCCTCAAAGACGCAAGTCTTACCCCCAAAGACATAGACAGGATTATTTTAGTCGGAGGCTCCACCCGGATTCCGGCAGTTCAAGAGGCAATTAGCAAGTATTTTGGCGGTGTCACTCCCGATCGATCTGTCAACCCCGACGAAGCTGTAGCCGTAGGCGCGGCAATTCAAGCCGGAGTTTTGGGCGGTGAAGTCAAAGATTTGCTGTTGCTAGATGTGACGCCGCTTTCCCTAGGCCTTGAAACCTTGGGCGGGGTATTCACGAAAGTCATTGAGCGCAATACAACTATCCCTACCAGCCGATCGCAAATGTACAGCACGGCTGTTGACGGACAAACCTCCGTAGAAATTCACGTCCTCCAAGGCGAGCGCGCATTGGTAAAAGACAATAAAAGTCTTGGCAAATTTCTGCTCAAAGGCATTCCCGCAGCTCCCCGCGGCGTTCCTCAAATCGAAGTTACCTTTGAAATCGATGCCAACGGCATTCTGAAGGTAGCCGCAGAAGACAAGGGAACCGGCAAAGAACAAAGCATCCAAATCTCCAATACAGGAGGATTGAGCGAAACCGAAGTCGAGCGGATGCGGCAAGAAGCCGAACTTTACGCCGACGAGGACATCAAGCGCGCTCAAATTGTCGAACTCAAAAATCAAGCCGACACCCTAGTCTATAATTGTGGTGTCACTTTGAAAACCAACGCGCAATTGCTGGGCGACGACCTCAAAATCGCAGCCGAAACAGCAGCAACAGCCTTGAAGGCGGCGATGGCTAACCCCGAGATCACAGGCGAGGAACTCACGCCCGCAATCGAAGCTTTCAAACAACTGCTATACTCGCTCGGGACAGCAGTCTACGAGCAAGCCCGCAGCGGGGCTGCCCCGTCAGGCTCGGAAGTTGAAAGCGAGACAATCTCAGAATTAGAAGAGCTTGCAGCTACCGACGACAGTGTTTTGCTGACAGAAGAGCTGCAGATGGTGCCCGAAGCTTCGCCGGAACCTCCGCCACAACCAAAACGACAGCCGGAACGACAGCCGGAACGACAGCCCGAACGACTGTCAAAGCGACAGCCGGAACCAAAACCGGAATCAAAACCGGAACCAAAACCGGAACCAAAACCGGAGCCAAAACCGGAACGACAGTCAAAGCGACAGCCGGAACCAAAACCGAAGGTTCCCGAACCTGACGTTGATGAGATGAATCCTTTCCTTTAG
- a CDS encoding GspE/PulE family protein gives MTNASQGLRSTSIIAVNKFTPALNKMIQSGYVNSQQLNEAQIESRKSGKRLTEVLEALTGQPLPPELLRLYKKQQMFERKIVYGVEAYDPEMSELSNEQLGAMLDRLKISIDICHQGRFLPVAKTETEPQAVLVAMVDPDNLNAIEDLRRILQPHGMALQRRVITPDDYQDITATYQDEQVKVAAKIAEADKQRKLELGEGDFGELSLEEVSADQEDLANTLDDAEAAPVIKAVNIILAKALSEKVSDIHVEPQEEFMRIRMRKDGVLQEYFRFPKQVVQSITARFKIIANLDIAERRQAQDGRIRRVFEGRTVDFRVNSLPSRYGEKIVLRILDSSSTQLGLGLLISDQETLALVRETASRPFGLILVTGPTGSGKSTTLYSILAERNDPGVNISTAEDPIEYALPGITQCQVIREKDLTFSNILRAFLRQDPDVMLVGETRDKETAKTALEAALTGHLVLTTLHTNDAAGAVARLAEMGVEPFMVSAALLGVLAQRLMRRVCDKCCIPYQPTTEELGKYGLSASQEIDLTVNRANTILLEERKELAERDQLCRKCGGLGYKGRVGVYEFLKNTERLQTLITQGAATEQIKEAAVEEGMKTLLAYSLQLVREGATTFEEVERVTFTDSGLEAEMKAKRKQGLTCKTCRAELKPEMLDCPYCLTPRFLD, from the coding sequence ATGACTAACGCATCCCAGGGGCTTCGCTCCACATCGATAATTGCGGTCAACAAATTTACTCCGGCTCTCAACAAGATGATTCAGTCGGGCTACGTCAACAGCCAGCAACTGAATGAAGCTCAAATAGAAAGCCGGAAGTCGGGTAAGCGGTTGACGGAGGTATTGGAAGCACTTACCGGGCAGCCGTTGCCCCCTGAATTGCTGCGGCTTTACAAGAAACAGCAGATGTTTGAACGGAAGATTGTCTACGGCGTTGAAGCATATGACCCGGAGATGAGCGAATTGTCGAACGAGCAACTCGGAGCTATGCTCGATCGATTGAAGATTTCGATCGACATTTGTCACCAAGGTAGGTTTTTACCAGTAGCGAAGACTGAAACAGAGCCTCAGGCGGTTTTAGTAGCAATGGTAGACCCCGATAACCTCAACGCCATAGAAGATTTGCGGCGGATTTTACAGCCTCACGGCATGGCTTTGCAGCGACGGGTGATTACGCCAGACGACTATCAGGACATTACTGCAACCTATCAAGACGAGCAAGTTAAGGTAGCAGCCAAAATAGCAGAAGCCGATAAGCAGAGAAAGCTAGAGCTAGGGGAGGGAGATTTTGGCGAGCTCTCGCTAGAAGAGGTGAGTGCGGATCAAGAAGACCTAGCTAACACCCTAGACGATGCTGAGGCGGCTCCGGTAATTAAGGCTGTCAACATCATTTTGGCTAAAGCTTTGTCGGAAAAGGTGTCTGACATCCACGTAGAACCTCAAGAAGAATTCATGCGGATTCGGATGCGGAAAGACGGGGTGCTGCAAGAGTATTTCCGGTTTCCCAAGCAGGTAGTGCAATCGATTACAGCTCGTTTCAAGATTATTGCCAACCTGGACATTGCCGAACGCCGACAAGCTCAAGATGGTCGCATCCGCCGGGTGTTTGAGGGACGCACGGTGGATTTCCGGGTGAATAGCTTGCCTTCGCGGTACGGCGAAAAAATCGTGTTGCGGATTTTGGACAGTTCCAGCACTCAGTTAGGTTTGGGTTTGTTGATCTCGGATCAAGAAACTCTGGCTTTGGTGCGAGAGACTGCTAGCCGTCCGTTCGGACTGATTTTGGTGACGGGGCCGACGGGTTCTGGTAAGTCAACTACTCTGTACTCGATTCTGGCGGAACGGAACGATCCGGGGGTTAATATCAGTACGGCGGAAGACCCGATCGAATATGCTTTGCCAGGAATTACCCAATGTCAAGTAATTCGGGAAAAAGACTTGACTTTTTCTAACATTCTGCGGGCGTTTTTGCGGCAAGACCCTGACGTGATGCTGGTGGGGGAAACCCGGGACAAGGAAACGGCCAAAACAGCTCTGGAAGCTGCTTTGACCGGACACTTAGTGCTGACGACGCTGCACACGAACGACGCGGCTGGGGCGGTGGCGCGTTTGGCAGAAATGGGGGTAGAACCGTTCATGGTTTCGGCAGCTCTCTTGGGCGTGTTGGCTCAGCGTCTGATGCGGCGCGTTTGTGACAAATGCTGCATTCCTTACCAACCTACTACTGAAGAACTCGGCAAGTACGGTCTGTCAGCTTCTCAAGAAATCGATCTGACTGTCAACAGAGCCAACACCATACTGCTGGAGGAAAGGAAAGAACTAGCAGAACGCGATCAACTTTGTCGCAAGTGTGGAGGCCTAGGCTACAAAGGACGGGTAGGGGTTTACGAGTTCCTGAAAAATACTGAGCGGCTGCAAACTCTGATCACTCAAGGAGCTGCCACAGAGCAAATTAAGGAAGCTGCGGTAGAAGAAGGGATGAAAACGTTGCTGGCTTACAGCCTACAGTTAGTGCGGGAAGGCGCGACTACCTTTGAAGAAGTCGAGCGGGTGACGTTTACTGACTCCGGGCTGGAGGCGGAAATGAAAGCCAAACGCAAGCAGGGACTTACCTGCAAAACTTGTCGGGCGGAATTGAAGCCGGAGATGCTGGATTGTCCGTACTGCTTGACACCGCGCTTTTTGGATTGA
- the grpE gene encoding nucleotide exchange factor GrpE, protein MIDEEKQQDRDPNSTGETPEGSPMASENPPAPANSNGSADWELELARAYQSAQDDRPPANASGQTVTGSSTNSPQLDAAESWKKELASVTDEKEALKTQLQAASAQLEDLKNQNLRLAADFDNFRRRTQKEKEELDLQARCLTIKPLLPVIDNFERARSHIKPQTDGEMNIHKSYQSVYKQMVDGLKQIGVSPMRPEGEQFDPNLHEALLSEPTDEHEEGTIIQELERGYILGDRVLRHAKVKVAAAGLSVVASDENPDSSES, encoded by the coding sequence ATGATTGACGAGGAAAAACAGCAAGATCGAGATCCTAACTCAACTGGGGAAACCCCAGAGGGCTCTCCAATGGCAAGCGAAAATCCGCCGGCACCAGCAAACTCGAACGGCTCTGCTGACTGGGAGCTCGAACTTGCTAGAGCTTATCAAAGTGCTCAGGACGATCGCCCGCCAGCAAACGCATCCGGGCAAACCGTCACCGGCAGTTCCACCAACAGCCCGCAGTTAGACGCGGCGGAGTCTTGGAAGAAGGAACTCGCCTCCGTAACAGATGAAAAAGAGGCCCTAAAAACTCAGTTGCAAGCCGCATCCGCTCAACTAGAAGACCTAAAAAATCAAAATCTCCGCCTAGCAGCAGATTTTGACAACTTCCGCAGGCGCACCCAAAAGGAAAAAGAAGAGTTAGATTTACAGGCAAGATGTCTCACGATTAAGCCCCTGTTGCCGGTCATCGACAATTTCGAGCGCGCTCGATCGCACATCAAGCCGCAAACAGACGGCGAAATGAACATTCACAAAAGCTACCAAAGCGTTTACAAGCAAATGGTAGATGGCCTCAAGCAAATCGGGGTTTCTCCGATGCGCCCAGAAGGCGAACAGTTTGACCCCAACCTCCACGAAGCTCTCCTCAGCGAGCCCACTGACGAACACGAGGAAGGTACAATCATCCAAGAACTAGAACGCGGCTACATTCTAGGCGATCGCGTCTTGCGGCACGCCAAAGTAAAAGTTGCGGCGGCTGGGCTATCTGTGGTAGCCTCAGATGAAAATCCCGATAGTTCGGAAAGTTAA
- a CDS encoding type IV pilus twitching motility protein PilT, whose amino-acid sequence MGLMIEDVLESLVEQGGSDIHIQAGAPIFFRVSGKLTPQSQYGDILSAEEVQILIFQMLNNMQRKQLEMEWELDCAYGVRGLARFRVNVYRERGAWAACMRALASKIPNADALGVPQILRDLTERPRGMLLVTGQTGSGKTTTMAALLDLVNRTRAEHILTVEDPIEYVFPNIKSLFHQRQKGEDTKSFANALKAALREDPDVILVGEMRDLETIGLAISAAETGHMVMGTLHTNSAAATIDRILDVFPPIQQPQVRAQVSNSLVGICSQNLVVKVGGGRCCAMEIMVNTPAMANLIREGKTPMIYSQIQMGAKLGMRTMEMALAELYKTGKISWESAMGKASKADELERLIGPAPVGEKQKTH is encoded by the coding sequence ATGGGTCTGATGATTGAAGACGTACTGGAGTCCCTGGTAGAGCAAGGGGGTTCGGACATACACATCCAAGCAGGCGCGCCTATATTCTTCCGCGTCAGCGGGAAACTAACTCCTCAGTCGCAATACGGCGACATTCTGTCTGCTGAGGAAGTGCAGATCCTGATTTTCCAAATGCTCAACAATATGCAGCGCAAGCAGTTGGAAATGGAGTGGGAACTCGACTGCGCTTACGGGGTTCGGGGATTGGCTCGGTTCCGGGTCAATGTCTACCGGGAGCGGGGTGCTTGGGCTGCTTGTATGCGGGCTCTGGCTTCTAAGATTCCTAACGCAGATGCTTTAGGTGTGCCGCAGATTTTGCGGGATCTGACGGAAAGACCCAGGGGTATGCTGTTGGTGACGGGACAAACCGGTTCGGGGAAAACTACTACGATGGCGGCTTTGTTGGATCTGGTCAACCGGACGCGGGCAGAGCACATTCTGACGGTTGAAGACCCGATCGAATATGTGTTTCCGAATATCAAGAGTTTGTTTCACCAGCGCCAAAAGGGCGAAGATACTAAGAGCTTTGCTAATGCACTGAAAGCTGCTTTGCGCGAAGATCCTGATGTAATTCTGGTAGGGGAAATGCGGGACTTGGAAACGATCGGTCTGGCAATTTCGGCGGCAGAAACAGGTCACATGGTGATGGGAACGTTGCACACTAATTCGGCTGCTGCAACGATCGATCGGATTTTGGACGTGTTCCCGCCCATTCAACAACCCCAAGTTCGCGCCCAAGTATCTAACTCTTTGGTGGGAATTTGCAGCCAAAATTTGGTGGTGAAAGTTGGGGGCGGTCGCTGTTGCGCTATGGAAATCATGGTGAATACTCCAGCTATGGCTAACTTGATCCGGGAGGGCAAAACTCCGATGATTTACTCCCAAATCCAAATGGGGGCGAAATTGGGCATGAGAACGATGGAAATGGCGCTGGCTGAACTTTACAAGACCGGTAAAATCAGTTGGGAATCGGCAATGGGCAAGGCTTCTAAGGCTGACGAACTCGAACGCTTGATCGGCCCGGCACCTGTTGGCGAAAAGCAAAAGACTCATTAA